From Chloroflexota bacterium, a single genomic window includes:
- a CDS encoding class I SAM-dependent methyltransferase, with amino-acid sequence MAQQTETPTEYTMGYSDEFTQLLEWRRVEDHAMHLLPHIESGMRVLDFGCGPGTITVGLAEAAYPGEVHGIDMEESQIELARLAAADGGHDNITLHVGDVCEMPFEDNYFDIAHCHTVLMHVPDTQRALAEVKRVLKPGGIISARELITSSCFVEPEGETTPEAWRTFSKLLMANGGHPEMGRQLKSKMIEAGFSDIYGTGSFDYFSSEKEVAFLHKFVSDWFFMPRVVQAAIQFGLATQSQFDQWRIDMDELKDAPGAVGGLAFGEVIAQKPR; translated from the coding sequence ATGGCACAGCAGACAGAGACACCGACCGAATACACGATGGGATACAGCGATGAGTTCACGCAGCTGTTGGAGTGGCGTAGAGTGGAAGACCACGCCATGCATCTGCTGCCGCACATCGAGAGCGGCATGCGCGTGCTGGACTTTGGATGCGGGCCCGGAACCATTACCGTAGGGCTCGCGGAAGCCGCATATCCGGGCGAAGTGCATGGCATCGACATGGAAGAGTCGCAAATCGAGTTGGCAAGGCTGGCAGCGGCAGACGGCGGACATGACAATATCACCCTGCATGTCGGCGATGTGTGCGAAATGCCATTCGAGGACAACTACTTCGATATAGCGCACTGCCACACAGTGCTGATGCATGTGCCCGACACGCAGCGCGCACTCGCCGAAGTAAAGCGCGTGCTCAAGCCCGGCGGCATCATCTCCGCACGCGAGCTGATAACATCGTCGTGCTTCGTAGAGCCGGAAGGGGAGACCACACCCGAAGCGTGGCGAACCTTCAGCAAGTTGCTGATGGCAAACGGCGGACACCCGGAGATGGGCAGGCAGCTAAAGTCGAAGATGATCGAAGCAGGCTTTAGCGACATCTACGGTACAGGCTCGTTCGATTACTTCAGCTCGGAGAAAGAAGTTGCATTCCTGCACAAGTTCGTCAGCGACTGGTTCTTCATGCCCCGTGTGGTACAGGCGGCAATTCAGTTCGGCTTGGCGACGCAATCGCAATTCGACCAGTGGCGGATTGACATGGACGAGCTAAAGGACGCCCCCGGCGCCGTCGGCGGGCTGGCTTTCGGCGAAGTGATTGCGCAGAAGCCGCGTTAA
- a CDS encoding amidase, with translation MELKPMPNTDENLAFVPSHELASLIADKQISPVEITQLYFDRIERLDSQLNSYLTLLPDMAMEAAHAAEDAVMRGDELAPLHGVPISIKDLVMTKGVRTTSGSLAYKDHIPAADSAVAERVKASGAILLGKTNTPEFGSLGANENRLGDDCRNPWNTERTSGASSGGAGASVAAGLCSLGTGSDGGGSIRIPASFCGIYGIKPTQGRVSGFSGVPQDVPLVNLLGQNGPMTRTVKDSAILLQALAGYDPRDASSLHAPVPEFVAAVDRDINGLRMAWSADFGYAGVDAEVVEVCAAGARVFEGLGCSIDESDLMLEDPFEIWWVMSGCNSYLTQGHLLDDPSDPLTWYGRMLIEDGKEFSAGDYVKALGRRDRMINQFADVFEEYDLLLSPTMATTAFPVGEYPEVIEGKRNAHVKGWSFLPFTHPINMIGHPAATVPCGYSADGMPIGLHIVGRKGDEETVLAASAAFERAMPWADKRPVVS, from the coding sequence ATGGAGTTAAAGCCGATGCCGAACACTGATGAAAATCTCGCTTTTGTCCCGTCCCATGAGCTTGCCTCGCTGATTGCGGACAAGCAAATCTCGCCGGTCGAGATTACGCAGCTCTATTTCGACCGGATCGAGCGACTGGACTCCCAGCTGAACTCGTACCTGACACTGTTGCCGGACATGGCAATGGAGGCAGCGCACGCAGCCGAGGATGCCGTGATGCGGGGGGATGAGCTTGCCCCATTGCACGGCGTTCCGATTTCGATAAAAGACCTTGTGATGACGAAGGGCGTGCGTACTACCTCAGGTTCGCTTGCTTACAAAGATCACATTCCCGCGGCGGACTCTGCCGTTGCGGAGCGGGTGAAGGCGAGCGGGGCAATCCTGTTGGGGAAGACCAACACGCCGGAGTTCGGCTCCCTTGGCGCGAACGAAAACCGCCTGGGGGATGACTGCCGTAACCCGTGGAACACCGAGCGCACATCGGGCGCGTCGAGTGGCGGCGCGGGCGCATCGGTAGCGGCCGGGCTGTGCTCGCTCGGCACGGGCAGTGACGGAGGCGGTTCGATACGGATTCCCGCGAGTTTCTGCGGCATATACGGCATCAAGCCAACGCAGGGGCGCGTCTCCGGCTTCAGTGGCGTGCCGCAGGATGTTCCGCTCGTCAACCTCTTGGGTCAGAATGGGCCTATGACGCGCACGGTGAAGGACTCCGCTATACTCTTGCAGGCACTGGCAGGATACGACCCGCGAGACGCTTCATCCTTGCATGCGCCTGTGCCCGAATTCGTGGCTGCGGTGGACAGGGACATCAATGGGCTGCGTATGGCTTGGAGTGCGGACTTCGGCTATGCCGGAGTTGATGCAGAGGTGGTGGAAGTGTGCGCCGCGGGTGCGCGAGTGTTCGAGGGGTTGGGGTGCTCCATTGATGAGAGCGATTTGATGCTGGAGGACCCGTTTGAAATCTGGTGGGTCATGTCAGGGTGCAATTCTTACCTTACGCAGGGGCACCTGCTCGACGACCCGTCGGACCCACTGACTTGGTATGGTCGCATGCTCATCGAGGATGGCAAGGAGTTCAGCGCGGGGGACTATGTGAAGGCGCTGGGCCGCCGAGACCGGATGATAAACCAATTCGCCGATGTGTTCGAGGAGTACGACTTGCTGCTGTCGCCCACGATGGCGACGACCGCGTTCCCGGTGGGTGAGTACCCCGAGGTGATAGAAGGCAAGCGCAACGCCCATGTCAAGGGCTGGAGCTTCTTGCCGTTCACCCATCCCATCAATATGATAGGACATCCTGCCGCGACTGTGCCGTGCGGCTACTCGGCGGACGGCATGCCCATCGGGCTGCACATCGTGGGGCGCAAGGGCGACGAGGAGACGGTGCTGGCGGCATCCGCGGCATTCGAGCGCGCGATGCCGTGGGCGGACAAGAGGCCTGTTGTTAGCTAA
- a CDS encoding VOC family protein has translation MELGNFSISLAIKDMEKSLDFYGKFGFKVIDGGHQNEEYADTETEKWRILQNESATIGLFQGMFDMNILTFNPEDLRPIQAALKKHNLEFDYEADMMTSGPCSASLKDPDGNVILLDQHY, from the coding sequence TTGGAACTCGGAAATTTTTCGATAAGCCTTGCCATTAAGGACATGGAGAAGTCTCTGGACTTCTACGGGAAGTTTGGCTTCAAGGTGATAGACGGCGGTCATCAAAACGAGGAGTATGCGGACACTGAGACGGAGAAGTGGCGCATTCTCCAGAACGAGAGCGCGACTATCGGCCTGTTTCAGGGTATGTTCGACATGAATATCCTGACTTTCAATCCAGAAGACCTGCGCCCCATTCAGGCGGCATTGAAGAAGCACAATCTTGAATTCGATTATGAGGCAGACATGATGACGTCTGGTCCCTGCAGCGCCTCACTGAAGGACCCCGACGGCAACGTGATACTTCTCGACCAGCACTACTAG
- a CDS encoding amidase — translation MPNIDENFAFAPSYELAALIADKQVSPVEVTRLYYDRIERLDSQLNSYLTLTQDMAMESARAAEDAVMRGDELGPLHGVPISIKDLQMTAGVRTTLGSLAYKDNVPEADSAVVERVKATGAVILGKTNTPEFGLLGANENRLGDDCRNPWNTERTSGASSGGAGAAVAAGLCSLGTGGDGGGSIRIPASFCGIYGIKPTQGRVSSFSGVPPAAPLLNITSQQGPMSRTVKDSAILLQALAGFDPRDSASLREPVPDFVGAVDKDISGLRIAWSPDYGYAGVDAEVVEVSAGAARVFEGLGCTVEDSDLALDDPFGTWWVFFASNVFVTQGHLLDDPSDPLSWYGRMAIEDGSKFSAGDFIKAMGGRDRMINQFADVFDEYDLILSPTMPTTAFPVREYPHVIGGKENANRKGWSFVPFTHPINTIGHPAASVPCGFSSDGMPVGLHIVGRKGDEETVLAASAAFERAMPWADRKPPVS, via the coding sequence ATGCCGAACATAGATGAGAATTTCGCGTTTGCGCCGTCTTATGAACTTGCCGCTCTAATTGCCGACAAGCAAGTATCGCCGGTTGAAGTCACGCGGCTTTATTACGATCGAATCGAGCGGCTGGACTCGCAGCTAAACTCGTACCTGACGCTGACGCAGGACATGGCAATGGAGTCAGCGCGGGCTGCGGAAGATGCCGTGATGCGGGGCGATGAGCTTGGGCCGCTGCACGGTGTGCCGATATCCATCAAGGACTTGCAGATGACGGCAGGCGTTCGCACCACCTTGGGGTCGCTCGCCTACAAGGATAATGTACCGGAAGCGGATTCAGCGGTGGTGGAGCGCGTGAAGGCTACGGGCGCGGTGATACTGGGCAAGACGAATACGCCTGAGTTTGGGTTGCTGGGCGCGAATGAGAACCGTCTTGGCGACGACTGCCGCAACCCGTGGAACACAGAGCGTACATCGGGCGCGTCCAGCGGTGGCGCGGGCGCGGCGGTGGCGGCGGGTCTGTGCTCGCTGGGAACAGGCGGAGACGGCGGCGGCTCTATTCGCATTCCTGCGAGCTTCTGCGGCATCTACGGCATAAAGCCGACGCAGGGACGTGTCTCTAGCTTCAGCGGCGTTCCTCCGGCGGCGCCTCTCCTGAATATCACCAGCCAGCAGGGACCGATGTCGCGCACGGTCAAGGACTCGGCGATATTGTTGCAAGCACTGGCGGGCTTTGATCCGCGAGACTCGGCGTCGTTGCGCGAGCCGGTGCCTGACTTTGTTGGAGCAGTGGACAAAGACATTAGTGGATTGCGTATCGCGTGGAGTCCTGACTACGGGTATGCGGGCGTTGACGCGGAGGTCGTTGAGGTGAGTGCGGGGGCAGCGCGCGTTTTCGAGGGACTGGGCTGCACAGTGGAGGACAGCGATCTGGCGCTGGATGACCCGTTCGGGACATGGTGGGTCTTCTTTGCCTCGAATGTGTTCGTAACACAGGGGCACTTGCTGGACGATCCTTCTGATCCCCTGTCGTGGTACGGACGTATGGCAATCGAGGATGGCAGTAAATTCAGCGCTGGCGACTTCATCAAGGCGATGGGTGGGCGCGACCGTATGATAAACCAGTTTGCTGACGTGTTCGATGAGTATGACCTGATTCTGTCTCCGACGATGCCCACGACAGCGTTCCCGGTGCGGGAATATCCTCACGTTATAGGCGGCAAAGAAAATGCCAACAGGAAGGGCTGGAGCTTCGTGCCGTTCACTCATCCCATCAATACAATCGGGCATCCTGCAGCGAGCGTGCCTTGCGGTTTCTCGTCGGACGGCATGCCTGTTGGACTCCACATCGTGGGGCGCAAAGGTGACGAGGAGACGGTTCTGGCTGCGTCTGCGGCGTTCGAGCGCGCGATGCCTTGGGCGGACAGGAAGCCGCCGGTGAGTTAA
- a CDS encoding amidase, which produces MPNIDENLAFTPASELAALIADKQVSPVDLTQLYFDRIDRLDSQLNSYLTLTQDEAMQAARDAESAVMRGDALGTLHGVPISIKDLELTRGIRTTSGCLVFKDRIPDEDSIVVERVKASGAIILGKTNTPEFGHRGTTENLLGEPCRNPWNTERTPGGSSGGAAAGLAAGLCAISTGSDGGGSVRIPASFCGLYGIKPTQGRVPRYGGRAAPAVANQLSQSGPITRTVRDSAILLQALAGRDARDAGSLRDTPGDYIAALDRDISGLRIGWSPDFGYAAVDPEVVDVCGSAAQVFAEMGCAVGESGFALDSPQEAFRVLFAVNTYASSGYLLHEHGGDLTDYFRANMEFAATQTAADYARAIGELDIVKARFDEYFENYDLLLSPTMAVPAFEIEQHPTSVAGQEVDPFFGYLPFTYPVNAIGHPAASVPCGFSSDGMPIGLHIVGRHGDEETVLAASAAFERVMPWVHKMPPVS; this is translated from the coding sequence ATGCCGAACATCGACGAAAACCTCGCATTCACTCCGGCGTCCGAACTTGCCGCGCTTATCGCCGATAAGCAAGTGTCGCCCGTTGATCTAACGCAACTGTATTTTGACCGCATCGACAGACTGGACTCGCAGCTGAACTCATACCTGACGCTAACGCAGGATGAGGCGATGCAGGCTGCGAGGGATGCGGAGAGTGCGGTAATGCGCGGCGACGCTCTCGGCACACTGCACGGCGTGCCAATCTCCATCAAGGACCTGGAGTTGACCAGGGGCATACGCACAACGAGCGGCTGTCTTGTGTTCAAGGACAGGATACCTGATGAGGATTCGATAGTGGTCGAGCGAGTGAAGGCATCGGGCGCGATCATTCTTGGCAAGACGAACACGCCGGAGTTCGGACACAGGGGCACGACTGAGAATCTGCTGGGTGAGCCATGCCGCAATCCGTGGAATACGGAGCGCACACCGGGCGGGTCGAGCGGGGGCGCGGCAGCCGGACTGGCAGCCGGGCTTTGCGCCATTTCGACTGGAAGTGATGGGGGAGGCTCAGTTCGTATTCCCGCAAGTTTTTGCGGGCTGTACGGCATCAAGCCCACGCAGGGGCGGGTGCCGCGCTATGGCGGTCGTGCTGCGCCCGCCGTAGCCAATCAACTAAGCCAGTCGGGTCCGATTACGCGCACGGTGCGGGATTCGGCGATTCTATTGCAGGCGCTTGCAGGGCGGGACGCGCGCGATGCAGGATCATTGCGGGACACACCGGGCGACTACATCGCCGCGCTCGACCGCGACATCAGCGGTCTGCGAATCGGGTGGAGTCCTGATTTCGGATACGCTGCGGTTGACCCGGAGGTCGTGGATGTTTGCGGCAGCGCGGCGCAGGTATTCGCGGAGATGGGCTGCGCGGTCGGTGAAAGCGGGTTTGCGCTCGACTCGCCGCAGGAGGCGTTCCGCGTGCTCTTCGCCGTGAACACATACGCGTCGTCAGGTTATCTGCTGCACGAGCATGGCGGCGACCTGACGGACTACTTCCGCGCCAATATGGAGTTTGCAGCCACACAGACCGCAGCCGATTACGCCAGGGCAATCGGCGAGTTGGATATCGTCAAGGCGCGGTTTGACGAATACTTCGAGAATTACGACCTGCTGCTCTCGCCAACGATGGCAGTGCCCGCATTCGAGATAGAGCAGCATCCGACAAGCGTGGCAGGGCAGGAAGTCGATCCGTTCTTCGGTTACCTGCCGTTTACATATCCGGTCAACGCCATCGGGCATCCCGCCGCAAGTGTGCCGTGCGGCTTTTCGTCAGACGGCATGCCCATCGGCTTGCATATCGTGGGACGACATGGCGATGAGGAGACGGTATTGGCTGCGTCGGCGGCGTTCGAGCGTGTGATGCCCTGGGTGCACAAGATGCCACCGGTGAGTTAA
- a CDS encoding VOC family protein, which yields MANPVVYFEIGGRNAEGLREFYSDLFGWNISEAEAASAAVSPYLFIQNEEGGIPGGIIKTNENMPPNYVMFYVQADDLQATLDKVVSLGGSAVVPPTDIPGGMGQIAVFMDPENNVIGLHKWNEKG from the coding sequence ATGGCAAACCCGGTAGTGTATTTCGAGATAGGTGGCAGGAACGCGGAGGGGCTGAGAGAGTTTTACAGCGACCTGTTCGGCTGGAACATCAGCGAAGCGGAGGCAGCATCGGCTGCCGTCAGCCCGTACTTGTTCATTCAGAACGAAGAGGGCGGCATTCCCGGCGGCATCATCAAGACAAACGAGAATATGCCGCCCAATTATGTGATGTTCTATGTGCAGGCGGACGACTTGCAGGCTACGCTGGATAAGGTAGTCAGTTTGGGTGGCAGTGCAGTCGTGCCTCCCACCGACATTCCCGGCGGCATGGGGCAGATTGCCGTGTTTATGGACCCTGAGAACAATGTCATCGGCTTGCACAAGTGGAACGAGAAGGGATGA
- a CDS encoding DUF1501 domain-containing protein — MATNGNGHHEKTVVVLQLSGGNDALNTVIPYNDGQYYDNRPFVNIPQDEVLKLDDKLGLNPAMAPIKSLWDDGKVALINGVGYPSPNRSHFRSMDVWHTAESEQVGDDGWLGRAIRELDPQAENVLTGVNFGRGLPRALYAKGVPVASVGNLETYGLFPDIKDEAARNLALEAFTQMYGGSGRDIIANFISQTGTDALKGADVLRVAPQRYSSSIEYADNPIAENMKSIAQVMTAGLGTRVYYTQHGSFDTHASELTSHAKLWQDVSGAVGDFMDDMKEHDMDKDVVVLLFSEFGRRIRDNGAGTDHGSGGVAFVIGGDVNGGMYGDFPSLDDDKQLEGDLHFSNDFRSTYSTIAERWLGIDPVLTTNGKYEQFDFISK; from the coding sequence ATGGCGACTAACGGCAACGGTCATCACGAGAAGACGGTGGTAGTCTTGCAGCTTTCCGGCGGCAACGATGCCCTGAACACGGTCATTCCGTACAACGACGGACAGTATTACGACAACAGGCCCTTCGTGAACATTCCGCAGGACGAAGTGCTTAAGTTGGACGACAAGCTCGGTCTTAACCCTGCGATGGCGCCAATCAAGTCGCTGTGGGACGATGGCAAGGTCGCACTCATTAACGGCGTCGGCTATCCGAGTCCCAACCGGTCGCACTTCCGCTCGATGGATGTGTGGCACACTGCCGAGAGCGAGCAGGTCGGCGACGATGGCTGGCTCGGCAGGGCTATCCGCGAGCTTGACCCGCAGGCGGAGAATGTGCTGACAGGCGTTAACTTCGGTCGCGGTCTGCCGCGCGCGCTGTACGCCAAGGGCGTGCCCGTCGCATCAGTCGGCAACCTCGAGACATACGGACTGTTCCCGGACATCAAGGACGAAGCGGCGCGCAACCTCGCGCTTGAGGCTTTCACACAGATGTACGGCGGCAGCGGCAGAGACATCATCGCCAACTTCATCTCGCAGACCGGCACGGACGCGCTCAAGGGCGCCGATGTTCTGCGAGTTGCGCCGCAGCGCTATTCGTCCAGCATCGAGTATGCGGACAACCCCATCGCCGAGAATATGAAGTCCATCGCGCAGGTGATGACCGCCGGTCTCGGTACGCGCGTCTATTACACGCAGCACGGCAGCTTCGACACGCACGCCTCTGAGCTGACCAGCCACGCCAAGCTGTGGCAGGACGTGTCCGGCGCAGTCGGCGACTTTATGGACGACATGAAGGAGCACGACATGGACAAGGATGTCGTGGTGCTGCTGTTCTCCGAGTTCGGCAGGCGCATCCGCGACAACGGCGCTGGCACCGACCACGGTTCCGGCGGCGTGGCGTTCGTCATCGGCGGCGATGTCAATGGCGGAATGTACGGCGACTTCCCGTCGCTTGACGACGACAAGCAGCTGGAAGGCGACCTGCACTTCAGCAACGACTTCCGCAGCACATACTCCACCATCGCAGAGCGCTGGCTTGGCATCGACCCGGTGCTGACCACCAACGGCAAGTACGAGCAGTTCGACTTCATTTCGAAGTAA